Proteins encoded by one window of Enterococcus faecalis:
- a CDS encoding acylphosphatase — translation MEKLRMNVQGRVQGVGFRYMTKMVADQLGVTGSVRNEDDGSVSITAIAPEDIMETFIKKIKDSPSPAGRVTYVDIQEDPLLEETEQFKVIQ, via the coding sequence ATGGAAAAACTAAGAATGAATGTACAAGGGCGTGTCCAAGGTGTTGGCTTCCGCTACATGACCAAAATGGTGGCAGATCAATTAGGTGTCACTGGTTCAGTGAGAAACGAAGACGACGGGTCCGTTTCAATCACAGCAATTGCACCTGAAGACATAATGGAAACATTTATCAAAAAAATCAAAGATTCCCCCAGTCCAGCGGGACGTGTAACGTATGTTGATATTCAAGAAGACCCTTTGTTAGAAGAAACGGAACAATTTAAAGTAATCCAATAA
- the yidC gene encoding membrane protein insertase YidC produces the protein MRKLNRWLYGSGLLFLVMFLSGCVKTGADGQPTGEGFVYNFLVLPMSNAITYLVDNFNWNYGWAIIFITIIVRIIILPLGLHQSKKSFIQTEKMQAIKPQVDVAQAKMKQASTREEQMAAQAELQRIYKENNVSMVGGIGCLPLLIQMPIFSSLFFAARYTKGIATASFLGMNLGQPNMILVALAGLAYLAQGYISMIGIPEEQKKTMKSMLIVSPLMIVFMSFSSPAGVALYWVVGGIFTCIQSAITNILLRPRIKKQVQEELKNNPPKQVVTPIKDVTPKETNKVTQKTNQPKANGNNGRNAGKQKRK, from the coding sequence ATGCGTAAATTAAACCGATGGCTTTACGGCTCTGGCTTACTATTTTTAGTAATGTTTTTATCAGGCTGTGTGAAAACAGGAGCAGATGGACAACCAACTGGTGAAGGTTTTGTCTATAACTTCCTTGTTTTACCGATGAGTAATGCAATTACTTATCTTGTCGATAACTTTAATTGGAACTATGGTTGGGCGATTATTTTTATCACCATTATTGTACGGATCATTATTTTACCGTTAGGCTTACATCAATCGAAAAAAAGCTTTATCCAAACGGAAAAAATGCAAGCAATCAAACCTCAAGTGGATGTTGCACAAGCAAAAATGAAACAAGCAAGTACGCGTGAAGAACAAATGGCCGCACAAGCAGAACTACAAAGGATTTATAAAGAAAACAATGTGAGTATGGTTGGCGGAATTGGTTGTTTGCCTTTATTAATTCAAATGCCTATTTTCTCTTCTCTGTTCTTTGCTGCTCGTTATACAAAAGGTATTGCCACGGCAAGCTTCTTAGGAATGAATTTAGGGCAACCAAATATGATTTTAGTGGCATTAGCTGGTTTAGCCTATTTAGCTCAAGGTTATATTTCAATGATTGGTATTCCTGAAGAACAAAAGAAAACAATGAAATCAATGCTGATTGTTTCACCATTAATGATTGTTTTCATGTCCTTTAGCTCACCTGCAGGCGTAGCGCTTTACTGGGTAGTTGGTGGTATTTTCACATGTATTCAATCTGCCATCACAAATATCCTCTTACGTCCAAGAATTAAAAAACAAGTACAAGAAGAATTGAAAAATAACCCACCAAAACAAGTGGTTACTCCTATTAAGGATGTGACACCAAAAGAAACAAACAAAGTAACGCAAAAAACGAACCAACCAAAAGCAAACGGCAATAACGGTCGCAATGCTGGAAAACAAAAACGTAAATAA
- a CDS encoding DNA-directed RNA polymerase subunit alpha C-terminal domain-containing protein encodes MSETTFEQILTQLSKPAVRALTNEKIDSVDELYARGRKALLSLHGFGPKSIRTIEEMTGKELK; translated from the coding sequence ATGTCTGAAACAACGTTTGAACAAATTTTAACACAATTATCAAAGCCAGCTGTTCGTGCACTAACGAATGAAAAAATCGACAGTGTGGATGAACTCTACGCACGAGGCCGAAAAGCGTTACTTTCGTTGCATGGCTTTGGTCCAAAGTCTATTCGAACTATTGAAGAGATGACTGGGAAAGAATTGAAGTAA